In Fluviicola sp., the sequence CTTCACAAGACGATCAAGAAGGTAGAAGAAGACCTGGAGCGTTTCTCGTTCAATACGAATGTTTCGAACCTGATGATTTGTGTGAACGAACTGACGGAACAAAAATGCCATTCGAAAGAGGTATTGGAACAAGTGGTGATCCTGTTGGCTCCTTACGCCCCGCATGCCGCAGAAGAATTGTGGTCGGAAGCGTTGGGCAATGCCGCAGGAACGGTTTCCACGGCTCCATTCCCGAAATTCAACCCGGAAATGCTGGTGGAAGCAAACGTTTCTTACCCGGTTTCTTTCAACGGGAAGATGCGCATGAAAGTAGATTTGCCTACAGCTTTCTCTGCCAAAGAAGTGGAAGAAGCAGTACTTGCAATGCCAGAAGCACAAAAATGGCTGGAAGGGAAAACCCCGAATAAAATCATTGTGGTTCCCGGGCGAATCGTGAATATTGTGGTTTAATTCTTTTAAGAACTTATAAATGGAACGTGGGATGATAAATCATCCCACGTTTTTCTTTTCCATACGGTTATTTTTCATCGTGCAATCCATGTAGGGACGCGAAGCATCGCGTCCCTACATGATTATTATCAATCCTTAAAATATTTGCGGAGTTTCCAGGCCATTTTTTCGTGGTTCTGAATTAACCCGGTTAAAAAATCGGCTGTTCCCACATCGTTGTATTTTTCTTCTGCATCATCGATGCCCTGGCGCAAAGCCCGCACAATGGTTTCGTGGTCGCTGACCAATTCTTTCAGCATTCCCTGGATATCCGGAACTTTTCCGGGTGTTTCTTTCAGATTGGATGTCGCAGCAAACTCGGAAGTTGTCCCGATCGCCACTCCACCCAGCGTACTGATGCGTTCTGCTACTTCATCAATCGCTAATGCGACGTCGTTATATTGCGCTTCAAAAAGCTGGTGTAGTTCCATGAAATTATCCCCCGATAAATTCCAGTGGAATTTTCGCAGTTTGATGTATAAAATATTGCCATCTGCCAATACGGCGTTTAAAAGTTGGTGGATTCCTTTTAAATCTTTGTCGCTAATACCAATGTTCAGTTTCATAATCTTTCTTTTTTGTTACAAATCATTCTTCCGGTGCAATTCATTCTGAAAAACAAAATTTATGCGAATGGTACCTGAAAATTTACATTAATTGACTGAAGGATTTTCAGTAACAACCCTAAATTTCGTTAAAATGCCCAACAATCGTTTCCGGTTATTAATGTTTGGAAGTGATGAAGGATGATGGATTATTCCTACATTGTGAGGGAAAAACTTCCTTCTTATGGCAAACAAAATCCTGATCGGTTTTTTGGGAATCCTCTTCGTAGCGGATTTGGTCCTGATTGGTTTTGAGAACGGAAATGAACTGCGGTTCTTCACCAAGCCGCTTTTAGTGCCGGTGATCCTTGCAATCTATTTTTCTGGAGTGCGGCAAAAAGCAACTGGAATCAATCCTTATTTCCTTTCCGGGTTGATCTTCAGTTTCCTGGGAGATACCTTTCTACTGTTTAAATGGGCGTTTCTTCCAGGATTGGGCTGCTTCCTGGTTGCGCATATCCTATATATTCTGAGCTTTGTAAAACTCCGCGAATCCAAAATGCTCGCCTCTTTGCCGTTTATCCTGCTGTATCTCGGATTGCTGCTCTATTTCCTCCACCCGTATTTGAAAGAGATGGAGATCCCGGTAATTGTTTACGGAATAACTATTTCGACGATGGCTTGGTTCAGCCTTCGCACCAGGAATAACATGCTCATTTCCGGGGCACTTTTGTTCGTTATTTCCGATTCTCTTCTGGCATTCAACCTGTTTGTGAGTTCTTCGGCTATTCTGGAACAAGTGGTCATGACTACTTACGTTTTCGCACAGCTTTCTTTAGTCTACGGAATGATTTCCGCCAAACGTTCCTGATCCATGAAAGAACAAATCTCCGCTTTCTTTAACGGCCTCGGATTATTCAGTCCGCTGGATTTCACGGACCCGGTTACTTATTTCATCCCGGGATTTATTCTACTGATCCTGGGCGAAGTATTCCTGTACCAGGTTCCCCGCAAGCTGTTTACCAAAGGAATGATCAAAGACGGGAAATCAAGTATCGGTTTGGGAATCGGGTCGGTATTGCTCGATTTTGGGATGAAGGCTATTACGCTTTCGTTTTACTTCTGGCTTTACAACAATTTCCGGCTCACGGATATTTTCGGCATCGAAAACTTCAACGATTTTTTCACCTGGAAATGGCAGCTGGACCATTGGTGGCTTTGGCTGCTGGTAATGATCGTGCAGGATTTCGGGTTTTACTGGCACCATCGTTTGAGTCATAAGATCCGCCTATTCTGGACCGGGCACGTAAACCATCATTCGGCTACCCATTTGAGTTTGGCTATTGCACTGCGCCAGGGCTGGTTTGAAATTGCCTACCGCGATATCTGGTACATTCCTTTCATCCTGATTGGTTTTCACCCGATCATGATGTGCATGATGCACCAATTCAACCTGATCTTTCAGTTCTGGCCGCATACGGATGCGATCGGGAAACTGGGCTGGTTCGACAAGGTTTTCAATTCACCTTCCAATCACCGCGTGCACCATTCCCGGAAAATCGAAGACCTCGACAAAAACTACGGCGGTATCTTCATGATCTGGGATCATTTGTTCGGAACTTACAAAGCGGAGGAACAAAAAACGACCGAGTACGGAATCCTTCACAATATCAGCACTTACAACGTTTTCCACATCGTGTTCGATGAATTCCGCGACATGGTGCGGGATGTGAAACAAGCTTCCGGTTTGAAAGCCAAACTTGGCTATATTTTCAGAGCACCCGGCTGGAAACACGATGGAAAAGATGAGCGCATTTCGACCTTGCAGCGGGAATTAAAAAAACAGGCGGAGACGCGATGATATAAATCAGTAGGGACGCGAAGCATCGCGTCCCTACTGTCGTATTATTACTTGGCGAGTTCTTCAACAATTGCGGATGTGCTATCTGGGATTGCTCCTTGTTCGCACGAATAAATCGTGGGGCGAATTTTTTCGCGGAATGCGGCATTTTCCCGGCGTTTTTTCTGAACGGCGTAATTCGCTTTTTCTTTGAACAACCACTGTAATTCATCTTTCAGGCTCATGGCTTTTTCAACGCGGTGATCGTTCAGGTGATTGATCCGTTTGTCGAATTCCTTCTCAGTGATTTCTTCCAGTGCAACGGGCTCAGTTTGCGTTTTTTGAGCTTTCAATTCATTGATCTGGTAATAGAAGAAGCCTTCTTCGTTCATTCCGATTATTGCAGCGTTGTAATTCATGTCGCCGTTCAGGTTGTAATTCAACTTCCCATCCGTGAAATCCAGGCGCTGGTAACTGTTGATCTCTTTGGAGAACAGGTACAGAAACAGTTTGCCGTATTGTTCCGCTTCCTTCACTTCTATGCTAATTGGTTTGTAGGTAATTTGAGCCGTTTTCCCGGTTGCGGGATCGGTAATAACGGTTGACTGACGATTGACCGTTGCTTCTCTGACGTAAGCATCGATATTGACAATGCTTCCCCCATTATGCATCTGGAATCCTGCCGTAACGCCCAGCTGTTTGTATACATTCCGCAAATTGAATCCGTACTCTTCATTCAAATTGGCAGATTCGCGCAGGCCTTTTCGCAACACTTCTTTATTTCGTTCATCCTGCACTTCATGATCCCAGTGCCGTTCTCTACTCAGCGCAACCTGCAGGTTTTTCTTCCCGGTTTCACGAAGCGTTTTGACCGCTTTTTCGTAAAATTCTTCCAGGTTCTTTTGATGTGCATCATTCATCCGGATCGCTCCTACTTTCTGATCCGCAAAGCGCTGGAATTCCGGGTAACCCATCTTTACTACGCGCTGATCGAGTTTCCACAACGATTCGTCCAGGTTATTTGCATAGATATCAAATACCTTTTCATCACAGGTTTCATGAATGGCTTTCATACGGTCTTCAAAATCCTGCGTTGCCAGATTCGTATGGTTGAATTTTTTGTTCCAGATGGCAAGAACTTTTGACGGCGGAATATGGTCAGTGACTGATTTCTGACCGGAACTTACCTGCACGCTAAACTTACCTGAATAAGGCGGTAAACAGTGTGATTGAGCCTTACAAACCTGGTAGGAAAATTTTCCGGAAATAGTGAATGTGCCCTTTTTTACCAGTTTCACTTGCTGTTTGAAAACAAGCCGATTGCTTTCGTAAAGTGCCATTTCACTGCAGAACTTCCGGACCTTGTATTTTTTTGCGCTTTCCGAATTCATTCCACCAGCATCAGGACTTAGATCCTCAACCGAACTTAAATCCTTCACTTCTCCGACAAACTCAAAATCCGGGGTTTTATTCAGCGTGAACCGGGTTGGTACGGTAAACGGTGAGATCGATTTGTTTAAAATCCCGATCATCCAGTTGTCTTCCAGGTTTACCGTTGCAACTATATTTACAACATTGTTTTTCAGATTTTCCACGGAAAAATTCCAATGAACCTTATCCGTCGGGCTCTCAATTTGGGTCTGTTGTTTTACAGTACCTGAAATTATCTTTTCCTGATTTGAACTTCCTGCAATCGGAATTTCATCGATTCTTACGGAGTTATAAACAACTGGTTTTTGAGCATTCTCACTGCGGGCGATCGTATCTGAAACAGCGGCGGTTTCCTCAAAACTCAAATACAAGCTATCGCGTCTGGTCCTTTCCTTAAACCACTTCAGTTCGTTCAATTTCGGTTCATAGCGCGGCGGGAATAAGTCCATTTCCGACATGTCCTTCGGCTTGGGAAGGCGCTCCAGTTCTACCGGGTTCTGCCAATCGATTTTCCCATCTTTTCCCGGAACGCCGGTGAAGAGTTTCATGTCTTTTTTCAGTTCGCCGACCGGAACCTGGACGTATACACCTTTGTCTGTTAATTGCAGTTTTTTGCCTTCGGGTGTAAAAGCGTTCAGGCTGAACATGCCTTGCGTTTCCAGCAGGCGATCTCCCGATTTGGTACTCAATCCGGCTTTCACAATGTCAGATGCTTGTTGTGCTTCCTGCCACTGCACGATTGCTTCGCCCTTGTAAGCTTTTCCGTCGAGTAAGAATGATTCACCGGTTAAGCTCAGCAATACGCCGCTTTCAGACAAAAAAACATCCGATTTGCCGGTAAACTGAAAATATTCCGGGTCGATGTTCTCAAAAGCCAGGTTTTTCTCCAGTTTTTCCAACATGGATTGCTCGATTTGTTCGGGTTCACTGTTCTTTTCGGCCCCACCTTTTTTCCATGTCATAGCAACATAAACCGCTGTAGCTAAAGCTCCGGCAATCACGATCGCAAGGCCGCTATTGATCAGTATTTTCTTCAGGTGGAACCACTTCCCGGATTCTTTTACCAGGGTGCGCAACGAATGCCGCCCGATCAGTTCACGGGTTAATTGGTGTAATTCAAATTCCTTTTGCAGTTCCGGATTTTGGTTCAATTCCGTTTCAAAAGCTGCTTTTCCTTCTGCTGAAAGTTCGTTATTCAGATAACGCTCAATCAATTTGTTCCAGTTTGTTTCCATGGCTTAGAATTGATTGAGTTCGACATTCAGCTGAGCTTCCTGCACCAATTCCTTGGCTTTTTGGATGCAGCGGTATTTCTGGGCCTTCGCCACTTTATCATTCCGGAAACCGAGCTTTTTGGCAATATCTGTCATGTTCCAGCCCAAGCCGTAGAACAAATGCAGGAGTTCGCGGCATTGCTCCCCGATTTTCGTCAGGGCAGACTCAAGTTGCTTATACTGCAATTCCTTCTCCATCCAGGTCTCCGGTGTTTCTTCGGGATCCGTTTCCAGGCTTCCTGCGCCTTGTTTCTGATCTTTGCGGGAAGCATTGTACCACAGCAATTTACAGGTCTGTTTGATGAAATGAACCGGAGCCAATTGGAACTCAAAACCGGGATCGTTTTTCTTTCGCAGGTAAATGATCAGGGCTTCCTGGAAGAGGTCTTCTGCGGTCAGGCCGTCACAACCAAAGGTTCGAAGCAAGCGTTTGACCTCCGGAAAGTGCCTGTACAGCACAGCAAGCTCTTTTTTGATTTCCAAAGGATCGTATAGGCGTTTCTCCATGTTGAATTTACCGGTTGTGTTCAGAAAACGGAAAGGTAAACATTTGACTGAAAATTATTTTTTTATTTCATCGCAACTACTTCCCAACTGTTCTTTTGTTTATCGATAAATCCGTCGGTAGTGAGCCAGTTGTCTTCCACGTGGGTTGCGATCTTTTTAAAGGTAATCTTACAAACCGGATGTTCCATCAGGTATTCTTCGTAGCGGCGTTTCACGGTAACCAGTTTAAAAACGGTTCCTTTTTCCATCAACCCGGTTTCCACGGATTTCACTTTACAGGTAAAGATCGTTCCGTATCCCATAGCAAAAGCATATTTCGCGCTGACGGTTAATCTCAGCTTGTCAGTTGCGACCGGCTTACGGATTGTTTGGTCCGTGGAGCAAGCAACTACCAGGAGGAGCATGAAACAGGTAATGAACTTGTTCATAAGGAGTTGAAGTATTTCTTTTTTAAAGTTATTACAGATCCGTAAACGTTTTACTTGCGGACGTGATTTTCACACACTAATACCCTCTTTTTATCTGCTAAAAGACGCTGATTGAAATCATTTTCAACGGATTGCAGGTGAATGTGTGCATTTTTCGCAACAGATTTTTACTTTTGCACAAAATTAAGACCATCCATGGAACAACCCGCTTCTCCTATCCAGGCACAAGCCGAAACCACTAAAAAGCCCAGAAGTAAATTCAGAAAATGGCTGCGCCGCGGTTATTTCGGAGTGATACACTTATTGGCATTGTTCGCTATGGCCCTGATCGGCGTTGCTTTGGCCGCCAAATTCAAGTGGACGAACGACAGCGGAAACGTGGATCTGAACAGCCGTTATTTTTCTGAAATGGCTGGGAAATACAACCAGGGCTTCCAAACAGATAGCTTGACTTTTGCCAAGCAGGAGCGGCAGATGTACCAAAACGTGGGGCTTTTGGCCAAATACTACCCGCACAATGCCAAGCTCATCCTGGATGCATTCCAGCGTTCGGGGGATGTGACGATTGCTTTACGCATGCTGGATGCCGCAAACCTGCGCATGAAAAAGCACAAAGGTTACCAGCAGGAATTGGCGCGTATTGAGGCTGCAGCAAGCGAAGCTTCCCTTTCGATCTATCCGTGGGCGAACTATCGGGAATGGAAAGAATTCTGCCGCGTGGTAAGAGCCGATAGTGCTGCAATTGACTCCGTTTCACGCATTACGGGTGTTGAGTCGCGCCTGATTGTGATGTGTTTGGTAGGAGAACAGATTCGCATGTTTAACTCTTCCCGTGAACAATTCAAAAAGTACGTGATTCCCTACAACCGGTTGATCATGACTACCAACCGCGGATACGGGGTAACGGGAATCCTTCAGAATACGGCCTTGAAAATTGAGAAAAACCTTTTTGACAAAACGAGCGCTTTCTACCCGGGGGCGTATTACCAGAATTGTTTGAATGTCAAAGATTCCTTCCCGGAACTGGTCAACGATACAATTGAAGCGCATAAGCATTTGACGATTCAGCGTTTGATGAAAGGCGGAGATCATTTCTATTCGTATTTGTACACGGCATTCTTCCTGCGCCAGTTCCAGTCGCACTGGGAAAAAGAAGGATTTACGCTTGCTTACCGCCCGGAAATCCTGGGAACGCTTTACAACCTTGGTTTCCAGAAAAGTAAGCCAAAGAAAAACCCTGCTGTGGGTGGTTCTACTTTCAATGTAGGCGACAAGGAGTATACTTTCGGTGGTTTGTGTTACGAATTCTACTACAGCGGCGAGTTGATGGATTTGTTCCCGCTCACCAGTCAGCCGTTTGTTCCTACAAAAGTGTTGGAGAAGACGATTGTTTTCCCGGAGCCGAAGGAAGAAGAAGCTGTAGCGCCCGAACCGGTCGCAGGGTAGTTATCCTACTTTTGCCAAGGCAGAAAAAGTAGGCAAAACTGCCTTTCAATTGTGCTTAAAAACTTACAGATTAATAATCTCGTTGATCGTGATGGCGATCAGGATGGTATTGAAGAAAAAAGCGACCAGGGAATGGGCCAGTGTTAAACGGCGCAGTCCTTTCTTTTTGATCACGACGTCGGAAACCTGGAAGGTCATCCCGATCGTGAAGGAATAGTAAGCGAAATCAAAATAATCCGGGTGCTCTTCTCCGGGAAATTCCAATCCGCGGGAATCTTCGGCAGCTTTCTCGTCTCTGTCGCCGTAATACAAATGGGCATAGCGGAAAGTAAACGACAGGTGCAGGACCATCCAGGCCAAAGTTACGGTAGCGATGAAGAAAACCTCATGGATTGTGCTGTGCTTACTGAAATGGCTGTTGTTATCGCTATTCCAGAAAATAATGGCCACCAAAGCTGTGGAACAGGTCATTACCAATACGATGAATTGCATCCAGACACCCAGATCTTCTTCTTTGGCACGCAAGCGGATCGATTTGGAAGGAATGCGGATCATCGTAATCACACTTTCCAGAAGGTATAATCCGCCGAATGTAAGCCACGAAAAAATAATGCTTTCCTGGGTCGACCAATTTAAACAGTAGAAAATCAGTCCCACTATAAAAGCAATGGCAAACACCAGTAAAATCTTAAATCGGATGAATTTCATGAACTTCCTTTTGGAAGCTTAAAAGTAGTATTTATTCGGTGTCGATTTATGGATGTTGAATTTTTAAGCGATTGTTCAATTATTAATGGTTTCATACTATACCCATACTTGACCTATACATGACCCGTACTTGACCCGTCCTAAAATAACTATACAATTTGGCAGGTTTCAAGATCAAATTCTCCGGGCATTCTGCATACCAACGGCGACGCGCCGAGTTAATTCGCTAAATGGTAAGTTTGCCAAATTGCGAACGGGTGCGCAAGCATTCCGGTTAACGAACTCCGGCTTGAATTTCCGAATTTCACTTTTCGAAAATGCCATTCAATTGTTACTTTTCTCAAATACCGACATTGAGCATAAAAACACTGTTATGAAACTCATATACTCTTTATGCTTCGCGGTCCTTGCTTTCGGTGTAAACGCACAAGCAACCAAGGCTCCTGTTAAAGTCGTTGTCAAAGGATTTAACGGGAAACCTTATCCGAATGACAAAGTGCTTTTCGTGGGACAAAAGTCCAAACAAACACTTTCGGGAGTTACGAATCAAGCCGGGCAATTCGTTATCCAGCTACCGAGTGGTGATGTTTACGATATCCGCATCCAAAGTATCGGCGATGAAATTGAGTACAATACCCTGGAAATTCCTGCGGTAAAACCCGGTGAATTTTTTGAAGAAGCAGAATTGGTCATTGAATACGATCCCGGAACGACTTTTTCGTTTACCAACCTTCAATTCGAAACGGCCAAAGCAGACCTGAAAGCTGCCAGCTATGCGCATCTGAAAAACCTGGTAGAAATTATGAAGCGCAAAAAGGACCTGAAGATTCGAATTGACGGACACACGGACAGTGACGGAGAAGAACGCGCCAATCAAATACTCTCACAGCAACGCGCGGAATCCGTCCGGAATTACCTCATCAGCCAGGGAATTGATGCCGGGCGCATGCAGGCAAAGGGTTACGGAGAAAGCAAACCTGTTGCTGATAACACCACTCCGCAAGGAAAGGCGAAGAACCGGAGAACGGAGATTTCCATCCTTTAGGATGGTGTTCAAACCGTTGAAAAGTTCAAAGGTTCAATACTTTTCAATTATAACGATTGCAGATACTTTAAAAGGTAGGCGCGCTGTTTCGCGGGAAGTTTCTTGTAGTTTTCCTTGCTCTTTTCAGCTTCTCCACCGTGCCATAAAATAGCTTCTTCTATGGACCGTGCTCTTCCGTCGTGGAGCAAATACGTATGACCGTTCACTAATGAGATCAACCCTAATCCCCAAAGCGGCTGTGTTCGCCACTCAGAACCGGAAGCCAGATGATCCGGAACATTGTCTGCCAGGCCAGGCCCCATATCGTGGAGCAGCAGGTCTGTATAAGGAGTTATTTTTTGGTTTTTCAAAGGGGCAATGTCTCCGCCGAAACCGGTGGTGAAATTCATCTTATGACAGGAAACACATCCAAGCGATTTGAAGTACTGCGCACCGAATTTTACTTCGCCCTGCGTTACATTTCTTCTTCTCGGAACCGCCAGCGTTTTTGCATAAAGAATCACCGCATTCAGATCGTTGTCTTCGATTTCCGGCGTTCCCCCATTAGGTAAACCGGCACAGGAAGGCTGATTGGCCGTATAATTCTCATTCGGGAAGTAAGTGCTGGTAATACCGATATCCCCGTTGAATGCTCCTGCTACCTGGTGTGCAATGCTTCCTACGTTCGCTTTCCATCCGAAGCGGCCGATAACCGGCATTCCGGATACGATATCCGTTACGTAATTCGCAACTCCTGAAATACCATCACCATTCGCGTCATTCGGATCTGCATTTGCCAAAATATCTGCTTCGGAAATGAGTTCCAAAAGCCCCAAACCAATCATTTGCTGTCCAACCCGCGGAGAAATCCCGGTTGTTCCCTGCATCGCTCCATAGCTTTGACCTGCAACCGTGTAAACCGGTTTCCTGAGCGAATAAGTGCTTCCGTCGGCAAAATAACCGGTTTCCTCTACATAGGTAATTCCCATGCTTCCTTCGGGTGTGATGGAATTGTGCGAGAAATCCTGTAATTGTCCGCCGTAAATGGCATCGGGGGAATTGTCAAAGTTTGCGCCCAGGCGGAAAAGCAAACCGGAATTTGACTGGGGAGCTCCTCTTCCGTCGCGGAAGTGACAAGCCGAACAGGATCTTGCATTGAACAATGGCCCTAACCCGTCTCTGGCAGTTGTTGAAGAAGGTGCCTGCACCCAGCTTTGATTAAAAAACGAATTTCCTACATAGAACATCAGTGACTGGGCCGAAGTGAGCCCGTTGATCTGGTAAGAGAAAGCATAGGATGTTTGATCTCCCGTGCTGCAATCCCCGGCCAGATTCACCAATGTTGAATCGTCGCTATACGCAGAAACAACAGTGGTTTCTTCCTTCTTACAGGAAAAAACCACGATTGATAAAACGATTCCGAGCAGGAATAACTGTTTCATTAAAATGTTATTGAGAATACTGCAGCTGCAGCATCTAAATCTACTTGTTCACTTTGCAGTGAAGTCACTACATCCAATACTTTAGGACGCTCAGCCGGCAACACGATTGCCTGGTCGAACGGATGGTACATCACAGCGATGTATCCCATCGTAGCGGCAAAACGGTTAACCAATGCCGTGTTTTTTGCAGCATCGATCGTACCTACCAAATCTTCCAGAGAATATCCGCTGATGTTATTTCCGAACGGAGAAGTGTAGTTTCCTTTGTACAGGTTCTCAACTGCCAATGCATTCAGGTAAATATCCCGGTGTGTATTGTCTGAGAAACAAGAATGCTCATCTTCCTGGTTTGCATTTTCGTAAGCAACATAGATACGCTCACCAGCCAATTCGTCTCCAGCAAGTACACGCATCGAGTTGAACATTTTACGCAAAGCTGTTTTGCTGTCCAATGCCTGGAAAGTATGGTAGTAGCTTCCCGGAATTGCAGGATCCCAAGCATCTTTCACCTGGTCCAAAGCAGAAACCAACAAGTCAACTACTACTTTCAAATAAGTTGCACGACGGCCTTCGTTATCAGCAGTGGAGCCTCCGATCACATAATCCTCGTAAGATCTTTGTCCGGCAGTAAGCGCACTTAAATCCTGTCCCCACAATAAGAATTCGATTGCGTGGTATCCACAGGAAATTTTTGTTTCACCACCGAATTCATTCGCCTGAACGATTGTTGCCGCATCAATAGTCGGGTAATTAGCTACGTCATTGATGATTCCAGCATTTGGCTCACCCACTACATAATCCACGTAGTTCTCGTCCATCGGCCATGCATTGATCAAACCTTCCGGTCCGTCGTTGGTATTGTCAATCGGTCCGTCAACAAACCGGAAAACTTCTGTTAAACCGTAAATCTCACGTGCATCCAGCCATGCCTGTTTAGCAGCATCCAGGTTTGCCTGAGAAGGGTTATCCGCCAAGGTGTGACATGCAGTTTGCAAGGTTACGGTTGCAGTATATGAATCCTTGTATACAGCGAACGCCATATCCGCATACGTTTTTTTGATGTCCGTTTTTTGCTGTGCATATTGATCCGTAGACGTTTCGTCTTCCTTTTTATCTTTCTTACATGCAGTAAATGCTACTGAAGCAAGTACAAATAGCCCGATTGCGGTTTTTTTCATGGTACTAAATTTGGTCACAAAAGTAAGGGAGGTGTGCTTCCCGCTCAATACCAGATTTTAGGTATTTTGATTGGTTTCGGAAAAATTGTACCTTTTCACTGGAAATCAATTATTTCTCTTAAAGCCGGAACAGTGATTTTTGGCATTTAGTTTGTAATCCCTTTTTCCAATAAATTAGAAATTCAATTATGAAAACACGTTTGATTATCTCCGCAGCAGTCATTTTAGTAGTGGGTTTAGCTTGCAGTATGCAGGAAATCGCGCTGCCAACTGTTTCAAACAATTCATTTCAAACAGGAGAAAAACTGCGCTACCGCATTACATATGGTTTCATCGATGCGGGTGAAGCGGTCCTTGAAGTTAAGGAAACCAGCAAAAAAGGAAACGGAACACGCGATCTATATCATATCAAAGGAACGGGAAAAACACTCGGCGGATTCAATGCCGTTTACAAGGTGAATGATGTCTATGAAAGTTACATCGACAAAAAAGGGATTTTTCCGTGGCAATTCGTGCGTCGTGTGGAAGAGGGCGGATACAAGCTTTCCCAGGATTATGCATTCAAGCAAGACAAACAGAAAGTACACAACGGTGAGAAGGATTTCAGCACACCTTCCGGAATCCAGGATATGATCTCTTCATTCTACTATGCCCGGACTTTGAATTTCAAATCTGCAAAGGTCGGTGATACGTTCGAATTCAAATGTTTTATGGACGATGAAATCTGGCCGTTGAAAGTGAAATACCTGGGTGATGAGAAGATTTCCATCCGCAAAGGAAAGTTCAACTGTATGAAATTTGCCCCGGTTGTTCAAACCGGACGCGTGTTTAAAAAACAGGATGACCTAAACTTTTGGGTGACAAAAGACGAAAACCGCATTCCGATCCTGGTGAAAGCAAAAATTCCGGTGGGATCTGTTAAGCTTCATCTGGTGGAATGGTCGGGATTAAAACACG encodes:
- a CDS encoding DUF3108 domain-containing protein; its protein translation is MKTRLIISAAVILVVGLACSMQEIALPTVSNNSFQTGEKLRYRITYGFIDAGEAVLEVKETSKKGNGTRDLYHIKGTGKTLGGFNAVYKVNDVYESYIDKKGIFPWQFVRRVEEGGYKLSQDYAFKQDKQKVHNGEKDFSTPSGIQDMISSFYYARTLNFKSAKVGDTFEFKCFMDDEIWPLKVKYLGDEKISIRKGKFNCMKFAPVVQTGRVFKKQDDLNFWVTKDENRIPILVKAKIPVGSVKLHLVEWSGLKHDLIKAK